Proteins encoded in a region of the Oncorhynchus gorbuscha isolate QuinsamMale2020 ecotype Even-year linkage group LG16, OgorEven_v1.0, whole genome shotgun sequence genome:
- the LOC123999314 gene encoding protocadherin gamma-A5-like isoform X4, with protein MAMRKNRLLEWPLCVFMVCAFSVYPVAGQVRYSIPEEMTLGSFVGDIAKDLGLDPQRLVAGRARVFSSGDSEYVGLDREKGQLLVKERMDREQLCAEMPACSFSFDVILENPMELFRVTVEVLDINDNSPVFPKREIELEISELAIPGARFSIENAVDQDVGENALQKYMLNPTDHFNLNIQGSIDDRKHIEMVLQKPLDREKTKHHYLTLTAVDGGDPQRSGTVQIHIVVLDVNDNAPAFSQSTYKAFVPENAAKGTLITTVSATDADEGSSVNIEYYFEHATKSIQELFTIDPISGEIRAVGDIDYEKNKQFQIKVKAKDHGGLTDSCSVVIDVIDINDNIPKITVMSFSSALPEDSVPGTIIAMINTQDLDSAENAEITCSIHNNLPFKMESSLSNYYNLVTESVLDREQTAEYNITITAVDGGSPSLSSKKTLTLKISDVNDHSPQFPQESYDAYVFENNVPSRSLFSVSATDADRGSNARVSYFLEDGSLNGAPLSTYLTVNSDSGVLYAVKPFDYEQIKSFKINVKAQDGGSPPLSGNVTINIFIKDENDNVPQVLYPVQTSGSLVAEMVPRSADVGYLVTKVVAVDVDSGQNAWLSYKLKKTTDRALFGIGLQNGEIRTIRQVTDKDAVKQILAVVVEDNGQPSRSATVNVNVVVADSFPEVLSEFTDITVDREYDNNLTFYLVLALAVVSVLFIFSIIAIVTVKIYRWRQNRLFYKSAANLPVIPFYPPVYPDGTLGTLRRVYNYEVCGTTDSRMSNVKFARPYSQNTLVDVSCMGTMQRENREQEDADVDGEQNPPNNDWRLNQQGQRPGPSGAGPHPEGAGGVVAGTGPWPNPPTEDEQIQALMAAANAAQHTQL; from the coding sequence ATGGCAATGAGAAAGAACAGACTCTTGGAGTGGCCGTTGTGCGTGTTCATGGTTTGCGCGTTCTCAGTTTACCCTGTGGCCGGGCAGGTCCGCTACTCCATCCCGGAGGAAATGACCTTGGGATCCTTTGTTGGAGATATAGCAAAAGATCTGGGACTGGACCCGCAACGGCTCGTAGCCGGGAGAGCTCGGGTTTTCAGCTCGGGCGACAGTGAGTACGTAGGGCTGGACCGAGAGAAAGGACAATTGTTGGTAAAAGAGAGAATGGACCGGGAACAGCTATGTGCGGAAATGCCCGCATGTAGCTTCAGTTTCGATGTGATATTAGAGAATCCAATGGAACTGTTTCGAGTTACAGTTGAAGTACTAGATATCAACGATAATAGCCCCGTCTTTCCGAAGAGAGAAATTGAATTGGAAATCAGCGAGTTAGCCATACCTGGTGCGCGTTTCTCTATCGAAAACGCGGTAGACCAAGACGTGGGCGAAAATGCACTTCAAAAATACATGTTAAACCCCACAGACCATTTTAATCTTAATATTCAAGGTAGCATAGATGACCGTAAACACATAGAGATGGTACTTCAAAAACCTCTGGACAGAGAAAAGACAAAGCATCACTATTTGACTTTAACTGCTGTCGATGGTGGAGACCCTCAGCGGTCTGGAACAGTTCAAATTCACATCGTCGTTCTCGATGTAAATGATAATGCCCCGGCATTTAGCCAATCTACATATAAAGCGTTTGTTCCAGAAAATGCAGCGAAAGGCACATTGATTACCACAGTAAGTGCGACAGATGCAGACGAGGGATCTAGCGTCAATATAGAGTATTATTTTGAGCATGCCACCAAAAGTATTCAAGAGCTATTCACAATCGACCCGATTTCAGGCGAGATAAGAGCAGTAGGGGATATAGATTATGAAAAGAACAAACAATTTCAAATAAAGGTAAAAGCCAAAGATCATGGTGGCTTAACAGACTCATGTAGCGTCGTTATTGATGTTATTGATATTAATGATAACATCCCGAAAATAACCGTCATGTCATTTTCTAGTGCCCTACCCGAGGACTCGGTCCCTGGCACTATTATAGCCATGATTAACACCCAGGATCTCGATTCCGCGGAAAatgcagagataacatgttccaTTCATAACAACCTTCCTTTCAAGATGGAATCATCTTTATCAAATTATTACAATCTGGTGACAGAATCTGTATTGGACAGAGAGCAAACAGCAGAGTATAATATAACCATCACGGCAGTAGATGGAGGCAGTCCGTCGCTCTCAAGTAAAAAGACGCTCACTTTAAAGATATCGGATGTGAACGACCATTCACCCCAATTCCCCCAAGAAAGCTATGATGCCTATGTGTTTGAAAACAATGTCCCTTCCCGGTCTTTATTTTCTGTGAGCGCTACAGATGCAGACCGGGGATCAAATGCAAGGGTATCATATTTCCTTGAGGATGGAAGTTTAAACGGGGCTCCACTCTCCACATATTTGACAGTAAATTCCGACAGTGGGGTCCTTTACGCGGTGAAGCCCTTTGATTATGAGCAAATCAAATCTTTCAAAATCAATGTCAAAGCACAAGATGGAGGCTCACCCCCATTGAGTGGCAATGTGACTATAAACATATTCATAAAAGATGAGAACGACAATGTGCCTCAGGTTCTCTACCCAGTGCAGACGAGTGGCTCTCTGGTGGCTGAAATGGTGCCTCGTTCAGCAGATGTGGGCTATCTTGTCACTAAAGTGGTGGCTGTTGATGTGGACTCTGGACAAAATGCATGGCTCTCGTATAAACTGAAGAAAACGACAGACAGAGCGCTGTTTGGAATAGGCCTACAGAATGGAGAAATAAGAACCATACgccaggtcactgataaagatgcTGTGAAACAAATACTCGCTGTTGTAGTGGAGGACAACGGGCAGCCATCTCGATCAGCTACAGTCAACGTGAACGTGGTGGTGGCGGACAGCTTCCCTGAAGTCCTCTCAGAATTCACTGACATCACAGTGGACAGGGAATATGACAACAACCTGACTTTTTATCTGGTGTTGGCCTTGGCTGTGGTCTCGGTTCTGTTCATATTCTCCATCATTGCCATTGTCACAGTAAAAATCTACAGATGGAGACAGAATCGATTATTCTATAAATCTGCAGCAAACCTCCCAGTTATCCCATTTTACCCTCCCGTTTACCCAGACGGAACCCTGGGAACCCTACGACGTGTATACAACTATGAGGTGTGTGGAACCACTGACTCTAGGATGAGTAATGTGAAGTTTGCGAGGCCTTATAGCCAGAACACACTGGTGGATGTGAGTTGCATGGggacaatgcagagagaaaatagagagcaGGAGGATGCTGATGTTGATGGAGAG
- the LOC123999314 gene encoding protocadherin gamma-A5-like isoform X3, whose amino-acid sequence MAMRKNRLLEWPLCVFMVCAFSVYPVAGQVRYSIPEEMTLGSFVGDIAKDLGLDPQRLVAGRARVFSSGDSEYVGLDREKGQLLVKERMDREQLCAEMPACSFSFDVILENPMELFRVTVEVLDINDNSPVFPKREIELEISELAIPGARFSIENAVDQDVGENALQKYMLNPTDHFNLNIQGSIDDRKHIEMVLQKPLDREKTKHHYLTLTAVDGGDPQRSGTVQIHIVVLDVNDNAPAFSQSTYKAFVPENAAKGTLITTVSATDADEGSSVNIEYYFEHATKSIQELFTIDPISGEIRAVGDIDYEKNKQFQIKVKAKDHGGLTDSCSVVIDVIDINDNIPKITVMSFSSALPEDSVPGTIIAMINTQDLDSAENAEITCSIHNNLPFKMESSLSNYYNLVTESVLDREQTAEYNITITAVDGGSPSLSSKKTLTLKISDVNDHSPQFPQESYDAYVFENNVPSRSLFSVSATDADRGSNARVSYFLEDGSLNGAPLSTYLTVNSDSGVLYAVKPFDYEQIKSFKINVKAQDGGSPPLSGNVTINIFIKDENDNVPQVLYPVQTSGSLVAEMVPRSADVGYLVTKVVAVDVDSGQNAWLSYKLKKTTDRALFGIGLQNGEIRTIRQVTDKDAVKQILAVVVEDNGQPSRSATVNVNVVVADSFPEVLSEFTDITVDREYDNNLTFYLVLALAVVSVLFIFSIIAIVTVKIYRWRQNRLFYKSAANLPVIPFYPPVYPDGTLGTLRRVYNYEVCGTTDSRMSNVKFARPYSQNTLVDVSCMGTMQRENREQEDADVDGEQNPPNNDWRLNQQGQRPGPSGTYRYSTSPQEIWTPYGKARAGPHPEGAGGVVAGTGPWPNPPTEDEQIQALMAAANAAQHTQL is encoded by the coding sequence ATGGCAATGAGAAAGAACAGACTCTTGGAGTGGCCGTTGTGCGTGTTCATGGTTTGCGCGTTCTCAGTTTACCCTGTGGCCGGGCAGGTCCGCTACTCCATCCCGGAGGAAATGACCTTGGGATCCTTTGTTGGAGATATAGCAAAAGATCTGGGACTGGACCCGCAACGGCTCGTAGCCGGGAGAGCTCGGGTTTTCAGCTCGGGCGACAGTGAGTACGTAGGGCTGGACCGAGAGAAAGGACAATTGTTGGTAAAAGAGAGAATGGACCGGGAACAGCTATGTGCGGAAATGCCCGCATGTAGCTTCAGTTTCGATGTGATATTAGAGAATCCAATGGAACTGTTTCGAGTTACAGTTGAAGTACTAGATATCAACGATAATAGCCCCGTCTTTCCGAAGAGAGAAATTGAATTGGAAATCAGCGAGTTAGCCATACCTGGTGCGCGTTTCTCTATCGAAAACGCGGTAGACCAAGACGTGGGCGAAAATGCACTTCAAAAATACATGTTAAACCCCACAGACCATTTTAATCTTAATATTCAAGGTAGCATAGATGACCGTAAACACATAGAGATGGTACTTCAAAAACCTCTGGACAGAGAAAAGACAAAGCATCACTATTTGACTTTAACTGCTGTCGATGGTGGAGACCCTCAGCGGTCTGGAACAGTTCAAATTCACATCGTCGTTCTCGATGTAAATGATAATGCCCCGGCATTTAGCCAATCTACATATAAAGCGTTTGTTCCAGAAAATGCAGCGAAAGGCACATTGATTACCACAGTAAGTGCGACAGATGCAGACGAGGGATCTAGCGTCAATATAGAGTATTATTTTGAGCATGCCACCAAAAGTATTCAAGAGCTATTCACAATCGACCCGATTTCAGGCGAGATAAGAGCAGTAGGGGATATAGATTATGAAAAGAACAAACAATTTCAAATAAAGGTAAAAGCCAAAGATCATGGTGGCTTAACAGACTCATGTAGCGTCGTTATTGATGTTATTGATATTAATGATAACATCCCGAAAATAACCGTCATGTCATTTTCTAGTGCCCTACCCGAGGACTCGGTCCCTGGCACTATTATAGCCATGATTAACACCCAGGATCTCGATTCCGCGGAAAatgcagagataacatgttccaTTCATAACAACCTTCCTTTCAAGATGGAATCATCTTTATCAAATTATTACAATCTGGTGACAGAATCTGTATTGGACAGAGAGCAAACAGCAGAGTATAATATAACCATCACGGCAGTAGATGGAGGCAGTCCGTCGCTCTCAAGTAAAAAGACGCTCACTTTAAAGATATCGGATGTGAACGACCATTCACCCCAATTCCCCCAAGAAAGCTATGATGCCTATGTGTTTGAAAACAATGTCCCTTCCCGGTCTTTATTTTCTGTGAGCGCTACAGATGCAGACCGGGGATCAAATGCAAGGGTATCATATTTCCTTGAGGATGGAAGTTTAAACGGGGCTCCACTCTCCACATATTTGACAGTAAATTCCGACAGTGGGGTCCTTTACGCGGTGAAGCCCTTTGATTATGAGCAAATCAAATCTTTCAAAATCAATGTCAAAGCACAAGATGGAGGCTCACCCCCATTGAGTGGCAATGTGACTATAAACATATTCATAAAAGATGAGAACGACAATGTGCCTCAGGTTCTCTACCCAGTGCAGACGAGTGGCTCTCTGGTGGCTGAAATGGTGCCTCGTTCAGCAGATGTGGGCTATCTTGTCACTAAAGTGGTGGCTGTTGATGTGGACTCTGGACAAAATGCATGGCTCTCGTATAAACTGAAGAAAACGACAGACAGAGCGCTGTTTGGAATAGGCCTACAGAATGGAGAAATAAGAACCATACgccaggtcactgataaagatgcTGTGAAACAAATACTCGCTGTTGTAGTGGAGGACAACGGGCAGCCATCTCGATCAGCTACAGTCAACGTGAACGTGGTGGTGGCGGACAGCTTCCCTGAAGTCCTCTCAGAATTCACTGACATCACAGTGGACAGGGAATATGACAACAACCTGACTTTTTATCTGGTGTTGGCCTTGGCTGTGGTCTCGGTTCTGTTCATATTCTCCATCATTGCCATTGTCACAGTAAAAATCTACAGATGGAGACAGAATCGATTATTCTATAAATCTGCAGCAAACCTCCCAGTTATCCCATTTTACCCTCCCGTTTACCCAGACGGAACCCTGGGAACCCTACGACGTGTATACAACTATGAGGTGTGTGGAACCACTGACTCTAGGATGAGTAATGTGAAGTTTGCGAGGCCTTATAGCCAGAACACACTGGTGGATGTGAGTTGCATGGggacaatgcagagagaaaatagagagcaGGAGGATGCTGATGTTGATGGAGAG
- the LOC123999314 gene encoding protocadherin gamma-A5-like isoform X5 translates to MAMRKNRLLEWPLCVFMVCAFSVYPVAGQVRYSIPEEMTLGSFVGDIAKDLGLDPQRLVAGRARVFSSGDSEYVGLDREKGQLLVKERMDREQLCAEMPACSFSFDVILENPMELFRVTVEVLDINDNSPVFPKREIELEISELAIPGARFSIENAVDQDVGENALQKYMLNPTDHFNLNIQGSIDDRKHIEMVLQKPLDREKTKHHYLTLTAVDGGDPQRSGTVQIHIVVLDVNDNAPAFSQSTYKAFVPENAAKGTLITTVSATDADEGSSVNIEYYFEHATKSIQELFTIDPISGEIRAVGDIDYEKNKQFQIKVKAKDHGGLTDSCSVVIDVIDINDNIPKITVMSFSSALPEDSVPGTIIAMINTQDLDSAENAEITCSIHNNLPFKMESSLSNYYNLVTESVLDREQTAEYNITITAVDGGSPSLSSKKTLTLKISDVNDHSPQFPQESYDAYVFENNVPSRSLFSVSATDADRGSNARVSYFLEDGSLNGAPLSTYLTVNSDSGVLYAVKPFDYEQIKSFKINVKAQDGGSPPLSGNVTINIFIKDENDNVPQVLYPVQTSGSLVAEMVPRSADVGYLVTKVVAVDVDSGQNAWLSYKLKKTTDRALFGIGLQNGEIRTIRQVTDKDAVKQILAVVVEDNGQPSRSATVNVNVVVADSFPEVLSEFTDITVDREYDNNLTFYLVLALAVVSVLFIFSIIAIVTVKIYRWRQNRLFYKSAANLPVIPFYPPVYPDGTLGTLRRVYNYEVCGTTDSRMSNVKFARPYSQNTLVDVSCMGTMQRENREQEDADVDGEQNPPNNDWRLNQQGQRPGPSGTYRYSTSPQEIWTPYGKAR, encoded by the coding sequence ATGGCAATGAGAAAGAACAGACTCTTGGAGTGGCCGTTGTGCGTGTTCATGGTTTGCGCGTTCTCAGTTTACCCTGTGGCCGGGCAGGTCCGCTACTCCATCCCGGAGGAAATGACCTTGGGATCCTTTGTTGGAGATATAGCAAAAGATCTGGGACTGGACCCGCAACGGCTCGTAGCCGGGAGAGCTCGGGTTTTCAGCTCGGGCGACAGTGAGTACGTAGGGCTGGACCGAGAGAAAGGACAATTGTTGGTAAAAGAGAGAATGGACCGGGAACAGCTATGTGCGGAAATGCCCGCATGTAGCTTCAGTTTCGATGTGATATTAGAGAATCCAATGGAACTGTTTCGAGTTACAGTTGAAGTACTAGATATCAACGATAATAGCCCCGTCTTTCCGAAGAGAGAAATTGAATTGGAAATCAGCGAGTTAGCCATACCTGGTGCGCGTTTCTCTATCGAAAACGCGGTAGACCAAGACGTGGGCGAAAATGCACTTCAAAAATACATGTTAAACCCCACAGACCATTTTAATCTTAATATTCAAGGTAGCATAGATGACCGTAAACACATAGAGATGGTACTTCAAAAACCTCTGGACAGAGAAAAGACAAAGCATCACTATTTGACTTTAACTGCTGTCGATGGTGGAGACCCTCAGCGGTCTGGAACAGTTCAAATTCACATCGTCGTTCTCGATGTAAATGATAATGCCCCGGCATTTAGCCAATCTACATATAAAGCGTTTGTTCCAGAAAATGCAGCGAAAGGCACATTGATTACCACAGTAAGTGCGACAGATGCAGACGAGGGATCTAGCGTCAATATAGAGTATTATTTTGAGCATGCCACCAAAAGTATTCAAGAGCTATTCACAATCGACCCGATTTCAGGCGAGATAAGAGCAGTAGGGGATATAGATTATGAAAAGAACAAACAATTTCAAATAAAGGTAAAAGCCAAAGATCATGGTGGCTTAACAGACTCATGTAGCGTCGTTATTGATGTTATTGATATTAATGATAACATCCCGAAAATAACCGTCATGTCATTTTCTAGTGCCCTACCCGAGGACTCGGTCCCTGGCACTATTATAGCCATGATTAACACCCAGGATCTCGATTCCGCGGAAAatgcagagataacatgttccaTTCATAACAACCTTCCTTTCAAGATGGAATCATCTTTATCAAATTATTACAATCTGGTGACAGAATCTGTATTGGACAGAGAGCAAACAGCAGAGTATAATATAACCATCACGGCAGTAGATGGAGGCAGTCCGTCGCTCTCAAGTAAAAAGACGCTCACTTTAAAGATATCGGATGTGAACGACCATTCACCCCAATTCCCCCAAGAAAGCTATGATGCCTATGTGTTTGAAAACAATGTCCCTTCCCGGTCTTTATTTTCTGTGAGCGCTACAGATGCAGACCGGGGATCAAATGCAAGGGTATCATATTTCCTTGAGGATGGAAGTTTAAACGGGGCTCCACTCTCCACATATTTGACAGTAAATTCCGACAGTGGGGTCCTTTACGCGGTGAAGCCCTTTGATTATGAGCAAATCAAATCTTTCAAAATCAATGTCAAAGCACAAGATGGAGGCTCACCCCCATTGAGTGGCAATGTGACTATAAACATATTCATAAAAGATGAGAACGACAATGTGCCTCAGGTTCTCTACCCAGTGCAGACGAGTGGCTCTCTGGTGGCTGAAATGGTGCCTCGTTCAGCAGATGTGGGCTATCTTGTCACTAAAGTGGTGGCTGTTGATGTGGACTCTGGACAAAATGCATGGCTCTCGTATAAACTGAAGAAAACGACAGACAGAGCGCTGTTTGGAATAGGCCTACAGAATGGAGAAATAAGAACCATACgccaggtcactgataaagatgcTGTGAAACAAATACTCGCTGTTGTAGTGGAGGACAACGGGCAGCCATCTCGATCAGCTACAGTCAACGTGAACGTGGTGGTGGCGGACAGCTTCCCTGAAGTCCTCTCAGAATTCACTGACATCACAGTGGACAGGGAATATGACAACAACCTGACTTTTTATCTGGTGTTGGCCTTGGCTGTGGTCTCGGTTCTGTTCATATTCTCCATCATTGCCATTGTCACAGTAAAAATCTACAGATGGAGACAGAATCGATTATTCTATAAATCTGCAGCAAACCTCCCAGTTATCCCATTTTACCCTCCCGTTTACCCAGACGGAACCCTGGGAACCCTACGACGTGTATACAACTATGAGGTGTGTGGAACCACTGACTCTAGGATGAGTAATGTGAAGTTTGCGAGGCCTTATAGCCAGAACACACTGGTGGATGTGAGTTGCATGGggacaatgcagagagaaaatagagagcaGGAGGATGCTGATGTTGATGGAGAG